One genomic region from Deltaproteobacteria bacterium encodes:
- the lipB gene encoding lipoyl(octanoyl) transferase LipB has protein sequence MESSWLGHLEYRKALQVQMECVEMRASGEIPDTLLLLTHPHVYTIGRVGSESNLLVSAETLNREGISVERVSRGGDITYHGPGQLVGYPIVRLSKPDVHRFVRGVEGALIEALSEFGIRGRRIEGLTGVWVEDRKIASIGIGVRRWVTYHGFALNVDTDLSYFRRIHLCGLKGREATSIRDVAGRDLPMDTIRQSVAFACEKHLRGFS, from the coding sequence ATGGAATCGTCCTGGCTCGGACACCTGGAATACCGCAAGGCGCTGCAGGTGCAAATGGAATGCGTCGAGATGCGGGCTTCCGGCGAAATCCCCGACACCCTCCTTCTCCTGACGCACCCGCATGTCTACACGATCGGCCGGGTCGGCAGCGAGAGCAACCTGCTGGTTTCCGCCGAAACCCTGAACCGCGAGGGGATTTCCGTCGAACGGGTTTCCCGCGGCGGGGACATAACGTATCACGGGCCGGGACAGCTGGTCGGATACCCGATAGTCCGGCTGTCGAAACCCGATGTCCACCGGTTCGTCCGCGGCGTCGAAGGTGCGTTGATCGAGGCGCTGTCGGAATTCGGCATTCGAGGTCGCCGCATCGAAGGACTGACGGGAGTATGGGTGGAGGACAGGAAAATCGCGTCGATCGGGATCGGCGTGCGAAGATGGGTCACCTACCACGGATTCGCACTTAACGTGGATACCGACCTTTCCTATTTCCGGCGGATCCACCTGTGCGGATTGAAAGGGCGCGAGGCGACTTCCATAAGGGACGTGGCCGGAAGGGATCTGCCCATGGATACGATCCGGCAGTCGGTTGCTTTCGCCTGCGAAAAACACCTGCGGGGATTTTCATGA
- a CDS encoding 2-oxo acid dehydrogenase subunit E2 translates to MRVDVVMPQLGESVVEGVIAKWLVKAGDTVAKDQALVEISTDKVDAEIPSPVAGTIVEILAKEGDTVPILAAIARIETEAAAAAPPPQAPPERAPWDEETEGFPGAMARKTGPPLPQPPRVEPGAPPPPQPPSGPPRMRISPVVARIAAEHGIDITKLSGTGIDGRVTKKDLEDYLAGKPPAVRPPQEKPAVPSPPEARAPRPAEAEKPVATAAGEDQVIPFTPIRKRIAEHMVMSKRTSPHVHTVAEVDMHLVVAFREAKRNEGVSLTFLPFVIYAAARALKEFPVMNASVAGESSVLHKSIHIGVAVDTDRGLVVPVIRDADRKSLVEIGGAVEDFASRSKAHRIMPDEMAGGTFTVTNPGPKGNLFGTPIINQPQVGILRIGQIVKRPVVVEADGEEAIVIRPMMYLTLGYDHRIIDGVIGNGFLYRVREILEGGEYSL, encoded by the coding sequence ATGCGCGTCGACGTGGTCATGCCCCAGCTCGGGGAAAGCGTGGTGGAAGGAGTGATCGCCAAGTGGCTGGTCAAGGCGGGGGACACGGTCGCGAAGGATCAGGCGCTCGTCGAGATTTCGACCGACAAGGTGGACGCGGAGATCCCTTCTCCGGTTGCCGGAACGATCGTTGAAATACTGGCGAAGGAAGGCGACACCGTGCCGATCCTCGCCGCCATCGCGAGGATCGAGACCGAAGCGGCCGCCGCCGCGCCTCCTCCCCAGGCTCCGCCGGAGAGGGCCCCATGGGATGAAGAGACGGAGGGCTTCCCCGGCGCGATGGCCCGCAAGACCGGTCCGCCTCTTCCGCAGCCGCCCCGGGTCGAACCCGGCGCCCCACCTCCGCCCCAGCCGCCGTCCGGCCCTCCCCGGATGCGGATTTCCCCCGTAGTGGCCCGGATTGCCGCCGAGCACGGCATCGACATCACGAAATTATCCGGGACCGGGATCGACGGACGTGTGACGAAAAAGGACCTCGAGGATTATCTCGCAGGAAAACCCCCCGCCGTCCGGCCGCCGCAGGAGAAACCGGCCGTTCCTTCGCCGCCGGAGGCCCGCGCTCCCCGCCCCGCGGAAGCCGAAAAGCCCGTCGCCACGGCAGCCGGGGAGGACCAGGTCATCCCGTTCACGCCGATACGCAAGAGGATCGCCGAGCACATGGTGATGAGCAAGCGCACATCGCCGCACGTGCACACGGTCGCCGAGGTGGACATGCACCTGGTGGTCGCCTTCCGCGAGGCGAAAAGGAATGAGGGGGTGTCGCTGACGTTCCTTCCTTTCGTGATTTACGCGGCCGCAAGGGCGCTCAAGGAATTCCCGGTAATGAACGCTTCGGTGGCAGGAGAATCCTCCGTCCTGCACAAGTCCATCCACATCGGTGTGGCGGTCGACACGGACCGCGGGCTCGTCGTACCGGTAATCCGCGATGCGGACAGGAAGAGCCTCGTGGAGATCGGCGGCGCCGTCGAGGATTTCGCATCCCGCTCGAAGGCTCACAGGATCATGCCGGACGAAATGGCCGGCGGGACGTTCACCGTCACCAACCCGGGGCCGAAGGGGAATCTCTTCGGGACGCCGATCATCAACCAGCCGCAGGTCGGCATCCTGCGGATCGGCCAGATCGTGAAGCGGCCCGTCGTCGTGGAGGCGGACGGAGAGGAAGCGATCGTCATACGGCCGATGATGTACCTTACGCTGGGGTACGACCACCGTATCATCGACGGCGTGATCGGAAACGGGTTCCTGTACCGCGTTCGTGAGATACTTGAAGGGGGTGAGTATTCCCTTTAG
- a CDS encoding alpha-ketoacid dehydrogenase subunit beta, whose product MPATYIQAINQAMHEEMARDENVLLLGEDVGVLGGAFKATDGLLAKFGKERVVDTPIAESLIVGAGVGLAIQGMRPILEMQFIDFISCGFDQIVNMAATLRYRHGGQTACPIVVRGPCGGGVHGGIYHSQNPEAWFFHVPGLKIVAPATAYDAKGLLKSAIRDDDPVIYLEHKFLYRRIKEDLPDSEYLVPIGKAALRKEGRDLTAISYGSPVHAVIKAARDMAGEIDIEVIDLRTLLPLDWATIRASVAKTGKALIVHEARRTGGIGGEIAARIAEELFEYLDGPVLRVASMDTHNAFAAPMEEYILPNQEKIAEAIRKLASY is encoded by the coding sequence ATGCCTGCCACCTACATACAGGCGATCAACCAGGCGATGCACGAGGAGATGGCGCGGGACGAAAACGTTCTGCTGCTCGGCGAAGACGTCGGAGTCCTTGGCGGAGCCTTCAAGGCGACGGACGGGCTCCTTGCGAAGTTCGGCAAGGAGCGCGTTGTGGACACTCCCATCGCCGAGTCGCTCATTGTCGGCGCGGGGGTCGGCCTTGCCATCCAGGGGATGCGTCCGATACTCGAGATGCAGTTCATCGACTTCATCTCGTGCGGCTTCGACCAGATCGTGAACATGGCGGCCACTCTCAGGTACAGGCACGGCGGGCAGACCGCCTGTCCCATCGTGGTGCGGGGGCCGTGCGGCGGCGGGGTTCACGGCGGGATCTACCACTCCCAGAACCCGGAGGCATGGTTCTTCCACGTCCCGGGCCTGAAGATCGTGGCTCCCGCGACGGCGTACGACGCGAAAGGGCTGCTGAAAAGCGCCATCCGCGACGACGACCCCGTCATTTACCTGGAGCACAAGTTCCTCTACCGGAGAATCAAGGAAGACCTCCCCGATTCGGAATACCTCGTGCCCATCGGGAAAGCGGCCCTGAGGAAGGAGGGGAGGGACCTGACCGCAATCTCGTACGGATCTCCCGTCCACGCGGTGATCAAGGCGGCAAGGGACATGGCCGGGGAGATAGACATCGAGGTGATAGACCTGCGGACCCTTCTGCCGCTCGACTGGGCGACCATCCGCGCATCGGTGGCGAAGACCGGGAAAGCGCTCATCGTGCACGAAGCGCGGCGGACCGGCGGAATCGGGGGGGAGATAGCCGCCCGCATCGCCGAGGAGTTGTTCGAATACCTGGACGGGCCGGTCCTGCGTGTCGCATCCATGGACACCCACAACGCCTTCGCGGCGCCGATGGAGGAGTACATCCTGCCGAACCAGGAAAAGATAGCCGAGGCGATACGGAAGCTCGCTTCCTACTGA
- a CDS encoding thiamine pyrophosphate-dependent dehydrogenase E1 component subunit alpha: MTEQKERELYFWLRLIREYEDRISTLDKQGKIQGGIYSGKGQEAIVVGICHDLRPDDWIFPLHRDLGAFLVKGADPKRLMAQIFGRRDGFAKGKDSFLHGGDFSHCIFGATSMLGSTLPVAVGTAYKFRIKKEDRVAIAFFGEGASSRGDVHEAMNFAGIYKLPVVFVCENNFYAYSTPNELQFAVEDVADRGPGYGFRGDVCSGNDLHSVMKAAKKAIDRARNGEGPTFLECKTYRYHGHSEHDGAAYRSEEELITWESRDPIERWEVYMGKRKYDVAAIRAETTERVKKVVDEALAFAEASPWPEGTEAMEDLYATPVEED; this comes from the coding sequence ATGACCGAGCAGAAGGAGCGGGAACTCTATTTCTGGCTTCGCCTCATCCGGGAGTACGAGGACAGGATATCCACGCTGGACAAGCAGGGGAAGATCCAGGGGGGTATATATTCCGGCAAGGGGCAGGAGGCCATCGTGGTCGGGATCTGCCACGATCTTCGGCCGGACGACTGGATCTTCCCCCTGCACCGCGACCTCGGCGCGTTCCTCGTGAAAGGGGCCGACCCGAAAAGGTTGATGGCCCAGATCTTCGGCAGGAGGGACGGGTTCGCCAAGGGGAAGGATTCCTTCCTTCACGGGGGAGACTTCTCGCACTGCATCTTCGGCGCGACCTCGATGCTGGGCTCGACGCTTCCGGTCGCGGTCGGAACCGCCTACAAGTTCAGGATAAAGAAGGAGGACCGGGTGGCGATCGCCTTCTTCGGCGAGGGGGCAAGCTCCCGGGGCGACGTCCACGAAGCGATGAACTTCGCGGGTATCTACAAGCTGCCCGTGGTCTTCGTGTGCGAAAACAATTTCTACGCATATTCCACCCCTAACGAGCTCCAGTTCGCGGTCGAGGACGTGGCGGACAGGGGACCCGGATACGGGTTCAGGGGGGATGTCTGCTCCGGGAACGACCTGCATTCGGTGATGAAGGCGGCGAAAAAGGCGATCGACCGGGCAAGGAACGGTGAAGGTCCGACCTTCCTGGAGTGCAAGACCTACCGGTACCACGGCCACTCGGAGCACGACGGGGCGGCATACCGCAGCGAGGAAGAGCTGATCACCTGGGAGAGCCGCGATCCCATCGAGCGCTGGGAGGTCTACATGGGGAAACGGAAGTACGACGTCGCCGCCATCCGCGCGGAGACGACGGAACGGGTGAAGAAGGTCGTCGACGAGGCCCTGGCGTTCGCGGAGGCGAGCCCGTGGCCGGAGGGCACGGAAGCGATGGAGGACCTCTACGCGACGCCGGTCGAGGAGGATTGA
- the lpdA gene encoding dihydrolipoyl dehydrogenase, with translation MKRFDLVVIGAGPGGYVAAIRGAQLGMRVAVVERDRPGGVCVNLGCIPSKAILKCACLYQDMANAAAYGISCRGLSADFGEVIRRSRKVAERMSRGVSFLFRKNGIELFAGNATIASPTTVRVGGDELETGRILVATGTAVKGLPGIEPDGKNILTSDDALIQETLPRSVTVLGGGAVGVEFAYIYRTFGAEVTVVEMMDQLLPRVDREVAVELAKSFRKQGIRVLTSASAKGIDDASGALAVSAGGAEEKLPADKILVAVGRKPLTEGLGLEACGVELDRGFIKVDSAFRTACPSIHAIGDVIGGMLLAHEASAEGAAAVEMMAGMGAKRPDPDRIPSCIYCRPEVATIGLSEEEARRRGMAVKTSKFPFSALGRSVASGHTEGFVKMVAEERYGEVVGCHIIGDGAPDLISEISLARTVEATFREIGRTVHPHPTLPEAIREAALMLGGEAIDI, from the coding sequence ATGAAGCGTTTCGATCTGGTGGTGATCGGCGCGGGGCCCGGCGGGTACGTGGCCGCAATCCGCGGGGCGCAGCTCGGGATGCGGGTAGCGGTGGTGGAACGGGACCGCCCCGGCGGCGTTTGCGTCAACCTGGGATGCATCCCTTCCAAGGCCATACTCAAGTGCGCCTGCCTCTACCAGGATATGGCGAACGCCGCAGCGTACGGGATCTCCTGCCGGGGGCTCTCGGCGGATTTCGGGGAAGTGATCCGGCGAAGCCGAAAGGTGGCGGAGCGGATGTCCCGCGGAGTCTCATTCCTTTTCCGGAAAAACGGCATCGAGCTCTTCGCGGGAAACGCGACGATCGCATCTCCCACGACGGTGCGCGTCGGCGGCGACGAATTGGAGACGGGGCGCATCCTGGTCGCAACGGGCACGGCGGTGAAGGGTTTGCCGGGGATCGAGCCCGACGGGAAGAACATCCTCACCAGCGACGATGCGCTCATCCAGGAAACGCTTCCACGGTCCGTGACCGTCCTGGGCGGCGGCGCCGTGGGCGTGGAATTCGCTTACATCTACCGCACCTTCGGGGCCGAGGTGACCGTCGTCGAAATGATGGACCAGCTTCTGCCGCGCGTCGACCGGGAGGTGGCTGTCGAACTGGCGAAATCGTTCCGGAAGCAGGGGATCCGCGTGTTGACGTCCGCCTCGGCGAAAGGGATCGACGATGCGAGCGGCGCGCTTGCGGTTTCCGCCGGCGGGGCGGAGGAAAAGCTCCCGGCGGACAAGATCCTGGTCGCGGTGGGACGAAAGCCGCTCACGGAAGGACTGGGGCTTGAAGCCTGCGGGGTGGAGCTGGACCGCGGATTCATAAAGGTGGACTCTGCGTTCCGGACCGCGTGCCCGTCCATCCATGCCATAGGCGACGTGATCGGAGGGATGCTGCTCGCCCACGAGGCGTCCGCCGAAGGAGCGGCGGCCGTGGAGATGATGGCCGGGATGGGGGCGAAGAGGCCCGACCCCGACAGGATTCCCTCGTGCATCTACTGCAGGCCCGAGGTTGCGACGATCGGGCTGTCGGAGGAGGAGGCGCGGCGCCGCGGCATGGCGGTGAAAACATCCAAGTTCCCGTTCTCGGCGCTTGGCCGGTCGGTCGCGTCCGGCCACACCGAAGGTTTCGTCAAGATGGTCGCGGAGGAGAGGTACGGCGAAGTGGTCGGCTGCCATATCATCGGGGACGGAGCGCCGGATCTCATATCGGAAATATCCCTCGCGCGGACGGTCGAGGCCACGTTCCGCGAGATAGGCAGGACGGTGCATCCTCATCCGACGCTGCCGGAGGCTATACGGGAAGCGGCCCTGATGCTGGGCGGCGAAGCGATCGATATTTAA
- a CDS encoding 2-oxo acid dehydrogenase subunit E2, protein MAFELRLPDVGEGVAEGEIVRWLVAEGAAVREDDLLVEVLTDKANIEIPSPVKGVLSRILARPGRIVKVGEVIALIETEAEAARPSVPEKSAEPPSATVHPAAPAGHPPHEGDVLATPAVRKLAKDLGVDLSRISGTGPSGRVTEDDIRKAAAASAPGGGPEGREDRIPFRGRRKMAARKMVLSKTTVPHALLVDEADATNLLAMRGSLREIGEREGVKITVLPFIIQAVVTALRTHPAMNASLDEERGEIVRKKEYNMGMAVDAESGLVVPVIRDAGEKTIVELAREIERLAEAARAEKLSLSDVTGSTFTVTSVGSIGGLFSYPVINVPEAAILGVHKIVRRPVVREGEVVARDMMYLSLSFDHRLIDGGTATRFMNDVIRLLEAPAPE, encoded by the coding sequence ATGGCGTTTGAGCTCCGGCTTCCCGACGTAGGAGAAGGGGTTGCCGAGGGGGAAATCGTCCGCTGGCTTGTCGCCGAAGGGGCCGCCGTCCGGGAGGACGATCTCCTGGTCGAGGTTTTGACCGACAAGGCCAATATCGAGATTCCCTCGCCCGTGAAGGGCGTTTTGTCCCGGATACTCGCCCGGCCCGGCCGGATAGTGAAAGTGGGCGAGGTCATCGCCCTCATCGAAACGGAGGCGGAGGCGGCCCGGCCGTCCGTTCCGGAGAAGTCCGCCGAACCGCCATCTGCAACCGTGCATCCGGCGGCGCCAGCCGGGCATCCCCCCCATGAAGGTGACGTGCTCGCCACCCCGGCCGTACGGAAACTGGCGAAAGACCTCGGGGTGGATCTCTCGCGGATTTCCGGCACCGGCCCGTCCGGCCGCGTAACGGAAGACGATATCCGGAAAGCAGCAGCGGCGTCCGCTCCCGGCGGCGGCCCGGAAGGGCGGGAGGATCGCATTCCCTTCCGGGGAAGGCGCAAGATGGCGGCGAGGAAAATGGTCTTATCCAAGACCACTGTACCGCATGCGCTCCTCGTCGACGAAGCGGATGCCACGAATCTCCTGGCGATGCGGGGATCGTTGCGCGAGATAGGGGAGCGCGAAGGGGTGAAGATCACGGTGCTGCCGTTCATCATCCAGGCGGTCGTGACCGCCCTGCGGACCCATCCCGCCATGAACGCTTCTCTCGACGAGGAACGCGGCGAAATCGTGCGGAAAAAGGAGTACAACATGGGAATGGCGGTGGACGCCGAGAGCGGGCTTGTCGTTCCCGTCATCCGCGACGCGGGAGAGAAAACCATCGTGGAACTGGCCCGCGAAATAGAGCGGCTGGCGGAGGCCGCCCGTGCCGAAAAGCTCTCCCTCTCCGACGTCACGGGAAGCACATTCACCGTGACGAGCGTCGGTTCGATCGGCGGCTTGTTCAGCTATCCGGTGATAAACGTGCCGGAGGCGGCCATTCTCGGCGTGCACAAGATCGTGCGAAGGCCCGTCGTGCGCGAAGGAGAGGTCGTTGCGCGCGACATGATGTACTTGAGCCTTTCCTTCGATCACCGGTTGATCGACGGGGGTACGGCCACGCGGTTCATGAACGACGTTATCCGGCTGCTCGAAGCGCCGGCGCCGGAGTGA
- a CDS encoding aldehyde dehydrogenase family protein, with amino-acid sequence MAGEVAAKPYRLFIAGKWTDGKDKMTVIDKYTGEAIGEVPVATREMVGQAIGAARDAFPGWSKTPAHRRFRILEKAANLLAKRQEEIASTICREAGKAWKYSMGEVARAVETFQFSAEEAKRVHGETVPMDASTAGEGRVGFYLRCPVGVVAAITPFNFPLNLVAHKVGPGLAAGNTMVLKPASTTPLTAILLGEILEEAGVPAGAFNVVVGSGGTVGDWIVTDPRVGKISFTGSPPVGEAILKKAGLKKVTMELGNNSGTIVEPDANLDDAVPRCVVSAFANSGQVCISLQRLYLHKAIAGEFTKRFVEATKRLKVCNPLEKDCDVGPMIDEGEAKRAESWIGEAVAEGAKVLVGGNRVGRVMYPTILAGVRAEMKVMCQEAFAPLVSLYEYESFEDAVRMVEDSPYGLQAGVYTNDLRKAMHAIERINVGGVMINDTSIFRVDHMPYGGNKMSGLGREGVRFAVEEMTNIKMVMIKP; translated from the coding sequence ATGGCGGGAGAAGTCGCGGCGAAGCCTTACCGTCTGTTTATCGCCGGCAAGTGGACGGACGGCAAGGATAAGATGACTGTCATCGACAAGTACACCGGAGAGGCGATCGGCGAGGTGCCGGTTGCCACGCGGGAAATGGTGGGGCAGGCGATCGGCGCCGCCCGGGATGCGTTCCCGGGGTGGTCGAAGACACCGGCCCACCGCCGGTTCAGGATACTGGAGAAAGCGGCGAATCTTCTGGCGAAGCGCCAGGAGGAAATCGCGTCGACCATATGCCGGGAGGCGGGAAAGGCCTGGAAATATTCCATGGGAGAGGTCGCCCGCGCGGTGGAAACGTTCCAGTTCTCGGCCGAAGAGGCGAAGCGGGTCCACGGAGAAACGGTGCCGATGGATGCCAGCACCGCCGGAGAGGGCAGGGTCGGGTTCTACCTGCGCTGCCCTGTCGGTGTCGTGGCGGCGATCACGCCGTTCAACTTCCCCTTGAACCTCGTGGCGCACAAGGTGGGACCGGGGCTCGCCGCGGGTAACACCATGGTCCTCAAGCCCGCCTCCACCACTCCCCTGACCGCCATCCTGCTCGGTGAAATACTGGAGGAGGCGGGGGTCCCCGCGGGAGCCTTCAACGTGGTCGTCGGATCCGGGGGGACCGTCGGAGACTGGATAGTTACCGATCCGCGGGTCGGGAAGATCTCCTTTACCGGGAGCCCTCCCGTCGGCGAGGCGATCCTGAAGAAAGCGGGCCTTAAAAAGGTAACGATGGAATTGGGGAACAACTCCGGGACGATAGTCGAGCCGGACGCGAACCTCGACGACGCGGTCCCGCGGTGCGTCGTCAGCGCTTTCGCCAACTCGGGGCAGGTCTGCATATCCCTCCAGCGGCTCTACCTCCACAAGGCGATCGCCGGAGAGTTCACGAAGAGGTTCGTCGAGGCTACGAAGAGGCTTAAAGTCTGCAACCCGCTGGAGAAGGATTGCGACGTCGGGCCCATGATCGACGAGGGGGAGGCGAAGAGGGCTGAGTCGTGGATCGGGGAAGCGGTCGCCGAGGGTGCGAAGGTCCTCGTCGGGGGAAACCGCGTGGGCCGGGTCATGTACCCCACGATCCTTGCAGGCGTTCGCGCCGAGATGAAAGTAATGTGCCAGGAGGCGTTCGCTCCGCTGGTCTCGCTTTACGAATACGAATCGTTCGAGGACGCGGTGCGGATGGTGGAGGATTCCCCGTACGGCCTCCAGGCGGGCGTCTACACGAACGACCTGCGGAAGGCGATGCACGCGATCGAGCGGATCAACGTCGGCGGAGTCATGATCAACGACACATCGATCTTCCGGGTCGACCACATGCCGTACGGGGGGAACAAGATGAGCGGACTGGGGCGGGAAGGAGTCCGGTTCGCCGTGGAAGAGATGACCAATATCAAGATGGTCATGATCAAGCCCTGA
- a CDS encoding alpha-ketoacid dehydrogenase subunit beta, with product MATMTFVQAIHDALAVEMERDPRVVLLGEDIGKNGGVFRATEGLWARFGPARVIDTPLAEAGIVGMAIGMALNGLRPVAEIQFADFIYPAFDQIVSELAKFRYRSAGQFPAPVVVRTPSGGGIKGGHYHSQSPEAYFIHTAGLKVAMPSTPADGKGMLAAAMRDPDPVIFLEPKALYRTVKGDVPEGDFVVPLGKARSVRSGEDVSLITYGATVHVAEEAAAIAAEEGIGVDVIDLRTLWPLDIDAVVQSVELTGRAVVLHEAPRTCGFGAELAALIQEKAFLHLKAPVQRVTGFDTPFPYALEKLYIPDARRVLDAVRAAMNF from the coding sequence ATGGCGACGATGACGTTCGTCCAGGCGATCCACGATGCGCTTGCCGTGGAGATGGAGCGCGATCCCCGGGTCGTCCTCCTCGGAGAGGACATCGGGAAGAACGGCGGAGTGTTCCGCGCCACGGAAGGGCTGTGGGCGCGGTTCGGACCGGCCCGGGTGATCGACACGCCGCTTGCGGAGGCGGGAATCGTGGGGATGGCCATCGGCATGGCGCTGAACGGTCTCCGCCCGGTCGCGGAGATCCAGTTCGCGGATTTCATCTATCCGGCCTTCGACCAGATCGTGTCGGAGCTGGCCAAGTTCCGGTACCGCTCCGCGGGACAATTTCCCGCGCCGGTCGTAGTCAGGACCCCCTCGGGCGGAGGGATCAAGGGGGGGCACTACCATTCGCAGAGCCCCGAGGCGTACTTCATCCACACCGCGGGACTCAAGGTCGCGATGCCGTCGACGCCCGCGGACGGCAAGGGAATGCTTGCCGCGGCGATGCGCGATCCCGATCCCGTGATCTTTCTCGAACCGAAAGCGCTTTACCGGACCGTCAAGGGGGACGTGCCCGAAGGGGACTTCGTCGTGCCGCTCGGGAAGGCGCGGAGCGTCCGATCCGGTGAAGACGTATCCCTGATTACCTACGGCGCGACGGTGCATGTGGCCGAAGAGGCGGCGGCGATTGCGGCGGAGGAAGGAATCGGGGTGGACGTGATCGATCTTCGGACCCTCTGGCCCCTGGACATCGATGCGGTTGTGCAATCGGTGGAATTGACAGGGCGCGCGGTCGTCCTTCACGAAGCGCCCCGTACGTGCGGGTTCGGCGCGGAACTCGCTGCATTGATCCAGGAAAAGGCGTTCCTGCACCTTAAGGCCCCCGTCCAGCGGGTGACCGGCTTCGATACGCCGTTCCCGTATGCGCTGGAAAAACTCTATATCCCCGATGCGCGCAGGGTCCTTGACGCGGTCCGGGCAGCGATGAATTTCTGA
- the pdhA gene encoding pyruvate dehydrogenase (acetyl-transferring) E1 component subunit alpha, protein MDQQLTVALRDDGSVDPGLDPGLDGETLRFLFRKMVFLRALDEKALNLQRAGRIGFYIGAAGQEASEIGSGFALKPGDWVFPSYRDQGVALLHGYPLSSLIAQLFGNRLDATKGRQMPNHWCDRSRRIVSVSSPVATQLPQAVGAAYAAKMRGEKDAFIAYFGDGGSSTGEFHVAMNFAGVFRTPNVFFCSNNQYAISVPVSRQTATGSIAAKAAAYGFRGIRVDGNDVLAVYRVTLDALELARGGGGPTLIEAVTYRMGAHSTSDDPTRYRSAEEVEAWRKKDPVARFASHLRSLGLLDDAFEETIAEEAREEVRRAVAECESAPPVPPESMVEDVYAEMPWHLSEQREWLRQPGGR, encoded by the coding sequence ATGGATCAGCAGCTGACGGTGGCGCTTCGCGACGACGGATCGGTCGATCCCGGACTTGATCCCGGGCTCGACGGCGAAACCCTCCGGTTCCTGTTTCGCAAAATGGTGTTCCTCCGCGCCCTGGACGAGAAGGCGCTCAATCTCCAGAGGGCGGGACGTATCGGTTTTTACATCGGCGCCGCGGGGCAGGAGGCGTCGGAAATAGGCTCGGGCTTCGCCCTTAAGCCCGGGGACTGGGTGTTTCCCTCCTACAGGGACCAGGGCGTCGCCCTGCTTCACGGATATCCGCTTTCCTCGCTTATTGCGCAGCTTTTCGGCAACCGGCTGGACGCGACCAAGGGTAGGCAGATGCCGAATCATTGGTGCGACCGATCCAGGCGCATCGTATCTGTTTCATCCCCGGTGGCTACCCAGCTACCGCAGGCGGTGGGGGCGGCCTATGCCGCCAAAATGCGAGGGGAGAAGGACGCCTTCATCGCCTACTTCGGCGACGGCGGAAGCTCCACGGGCGAATTTCACGTGGCAATGAACTTCGCCGGCGTATTCCGGACTCCGAATGTCTTTTTCTGCAGCAACAACCAGTACGCGATATCCGTTCCCGTATCGAGGCAGACCGCAACCGGCTCGATCGCGGCGAAAGCCGCGGCCTACGGATTTCGCGGCATCCGGGTGGACGGGAACGACGTCCTCGCGGTGTACAGGGTGACCCTGGACGCCCTGGAGCTGGCGCGAGGGGGAGGCGGCCCCACGCTGATCGAAGCGGTGACCTACAGGATGGGCGCTCACTCCACATCGGACGACCCGACCCGCTACCGGTCCGCCGAGGAGGTGGAAGCGTGGCGGAAGAAGGACCCCGTAGCCAGGTTCGCATCCCATCTCCGGAGTCTCGGCCTCCTGGACGACGCGTTCGAGGAAACAATCGCCGAAGAAGCGAGGGAGGAAGTCCGGCGGGCGGTCGCGGAGTGCGAATCCGCACCCCCCGTCCCCCCGGAAAGCATGGTGGAGGACGTCTACGCCGAGATGCCGTGGCATCTGTCGGAGCAGCGTGAATGGCTCCGGCAACCCGGCGGGAGGTGA